A single region of the Desulfofundulus luciae genome encodes:
- the flgG gene encoding flagellar basal-body rod protein FlgG gives MLRALSTGAAGLTAQQIRLDTCANNLANINTYGYKKQGVSFADLLYQEMGREGIPAERETPPGANTPGPTPPEGSGVRVAAVSRDFRPGGLVRTNRPLDVAIQGEGFFRVLLPGGGYAYTRAGRLTVDAGGRLVTQHGYPLEPEIILPPGYQSVTLHSDGRVTIINSDRQQEEVGRLTLYSFTNPAGLAARGENLYLATAASGEAAEYYPGTGGTGTLIQGCLEASNADLTIELTGLIEAQRAYQMDLRVISTADEMWSMANNLRK, from the coding sequence ATGCTGCGAGCCCTCTCGACCGGTGCTGCGGGGCTGACCGCCCAGCAAATCCGCCTGGACACCTGCGCCAACAACCTGGCCAACATAAACACATACGGTTACAAAAAGCAGGGGGTCAGTTTCGCCGACCTGCTCTACCAGGAAATGGGCCGGGAAGGTATACCCGCCGAAAGGGAGACCCCGCCGGGAGCAAACACCCCCGGCCCCACGCCCCCGGAGGGAAGTGGTGTGCGGGTGGCCGCCGTTTCCCGGGACTTTCGCCCCGGCGGTCTGGTCCGTACCAACCGGCCGCTTGATGTGGCCATCCAGGGCGAAGGTTTTTTCCGGGTGCTTCTTCCCGGCGGCGGATACGCCTACACCAGGGCCGGCAGGCTGACCGTGGATGCGGGCGGCCGCCTGGTCACCCAGCATGGTTATCCCCTGGAACCGGAAATAATTTTGCCCCCCGGATATCAGTCCGTCACCCTTCATTCCGACGGGCGGGTGACGATAATAAACAGTGATCGGCAACAGGAAGAGGTGGGCCGGCTCACCCTTTACTCCTTCACCAATCCGGCGGGTCTTGCCGCCCGGGGGGAAAACCTCTACCTGGCCACGGCAGCCAGTGGCGAAGCGGCGGAATATTACCCGGGAACCGGCGGCACGGGTACTTTAATCCAGGGCTGTTTGGAGGCCTCCAACGCAGACCTGACCATCGAGTTAACCGGACTTATCGAAGCCCAGCGCGCCTACCAGATGGATTTACGGGTAATCAGCACGGCCGATGAAATGTGGAGCATGGCCAACAACCTGCGCAAGTAA
- a CDS encoding FliA/WhiG family RNA polymerase sigma factor, with the protein MDNKEKLWQEYKRTKSPEIRHQLILSYLWLVKYLAGRLAVKLPACLSQEDLESCGVFGLIEAIDKFDPDMGCDFEAYASIRVRGAMLDEVRRANWMPRTLWYKLQRLRATRERLESLHQEKVSMEAVAREMGITRAEVHYLDNQLYRLFTLSLDEMVATGNGEPVRLGDLLPDETSPDPLDRITEEENKELLARAVASLPEKDQLVLSLYYQEGLTLKEIGAVLEVSESRVCQLHGRAINRLRKKLAELS; encoded by the coding sequence GTGGATAATAAGGAGAAGCTCTGGCAGGAGTACAAGCGAACGAAGAGCCCGGAAATCCGCCACCAGCTCATCCTCTCTTATCTCTGGCTGGTCAAGTACCTGGCCGGCCGGCTGGCCGTCAAGCTGCCTGCGTGCTTGAGCCAGGAGGACCTGGAAAGCTGTGGTGTTTTTGGATTAATAGAAGCAATCGACAAATTCGACCCCGATATGGGGTGCGATTTTGAAGCCTACGCCAGTATCCGGGTGCGGGGAGCCATGCTGGACGAGGTACGCCGGGCCAACTGGATGCCCCGCACCCTGTGGTACAAGCTGCAGCGGCTCAGGGCCACCCGGGAGAGACTGGAAAGCCTGCACCAGGAAAAGGTATCCATGGAGGCAGTGGCCCGGGAAATGGGTATCACCCGGGCCGAAGTGCACTACCTGGACAACCAGCTGTACCGCCTGTTCACCCTTTCCCTGGATGAAATGGTGGCCACGGGCAACGGTGAGCCCGTCCGGCTGGGGGACCTGTTGCCCGACGAAACCAGCCCCGACCCCCTGGACCGCATCACCGAGGAGGAAAACAAGGAACTTCTGGCCCGCGCCGTGGCCAGCCTGCCGGAAAAGGATCAGCTGGTGCTGTCCCTGTATTACCAGGAGGGGCTGACCTTAAAGGAAATTGGTGCCGTGCTGGAGGTTTCCGAATCAAGGGTATGCCAGCTGCACGGCCGGGCCATCAACCGCCTGCGCAAGAAGCTGGCGGAACTGAGCTGA
- a CDS encoding MinD/ParA family protein, translated as MWGRPSGARGGRIFGRVPGGSPPAGVTPDEDVVPPAEPRAAVARVIAVTSGKGGVGKSNLTVNLGLALAALNQRVIILDADLGLANVEVLLGVSPPCTLYDCLYRDRDIREVLVPAPGGVQFISGGSGLLELANLDRARWQRLLTSLALLDNLADFILIDTGAGLSKNVLGFLAAAGEVIVVLTPEPTSLMDGYSLIKVLARFKAHREVLLVVNRAGSEQEARATVRRVEMAADRFLGLPVVYLGAINEDRAVIRAVRNQRPFYLAEPRSQPARSVAAMARCLTGGGSREEPPRPGLRGFVRRLARLFDR; from the coding sequence ATGTGGGGGCGGCCTTCCGGGGCTAGGGGAGGGCGCATCTTCGGACGCGTCCCGGGTGGCAGCCCCCCGGCAGGCGTCACCCCGGACGAAGACGTGGTCCCGCCGGCGGAGCCCCGGGCTGCCGTGGCCCGGGTCATCGCCGTCACCAGCGGCAAAGGCGGGGTGGGCAAAAGCAACCTGACGGTAAACCTGGGGCTGGCCCTGGCCGCTTTAAACCAGCGGGTGATTATCCTGGACGCCGACCTGGGCCTGGCCAATGTGGAAGTGCTCCTGGGAGTAAGCCCTCCCTGCACCCTCTACGACTGCCTCTACCGGGACCGGGATATCCGGGAAGTGCTGGTGCCTGCCCCGGGTGGAGTGCAGTTCATCTCCGGCGGTTCCGGCCTTCTGGAACTGGCCAACCTGGACCGGGCCCGCTGGCAAAGGCTGCTTACATCCCTGGCCCTTCTGGACAACCTGGCCGATTTCATTCTCATCGATACCGGGGCGGGTCTTTCCAAAAATGTGCTGGGCTTTCTGGCCGCCGCCGGGGAAGTAATTGTGGTTCTTACCCCTGAACCCACCTCCCTCATGGACGGTTACAGCCTGATCAAGGTGCTGGCCCGCTTCAAGGCCCACCGGGAGGTGCTGCTCGTGGTCAACCGGGCCGGCAGCGAACAGGAGGCCCGGGCCACGGTCAGGCGGGTGGAAATGGCGGCCGACCGCTTTCTGGGCCTGCCGGTCGTCTACCTGGGTGCCATTAATGAGGACCGGGCGGTGATCCGGGCCGTGCGGAACCAGAGGCCTTTTTACCTGGCGGAGCCCCGCTCCCAGCCGGCCAGAAGTGTTGCCGCCATGGCCCGCTGCCTCACCGGCGGCGGATCCCGGGAGGAACCGCCCCGACCGGGATTACGGGGCTTTGTCCGGCGCCTGGCCAGGCTGTTTGACCGTTAG
- the fliM gene encoding flagellar motor switch protein FliM: MQEVLSQGEIDSLLAALTSGELSLEEAKKPPAPAVKSYDFRRPNKFSKEHLRTLEMLHQHFARLLSSFLSGYLRAAANVELASVGQMIYEEFIRSIPSPTALAVFSLNPLEGSALMEINTQVVFPMLDLLFGGPGTSTDQMRELTEIEVTVVKRLVERILEHLAQAWHDFYSVEPEVQAIETNPRMQQLYSPNEVVALITFAVSINEEERGFINLCLPYILMEPVISRLSVRQQFSRQVGGPRPEDQERLSYWLGFSRVELQVILGETEITVHELLQLQEGDVIVLNRHLNQDLDLYVEGERKFGVQAGRVGQNLAVQVVSLTGEEMNGAG, from the coding sequence ATGCAGGAAGTCTTGAGCCAGGGGGAAATAGATTCCCTGCTGGCGGCCCTCACCTCCGGTGAACTGAGCCTGGAGGAGGCAAAGAAACCCCCGGCTCCCGCGGTAAAATCCTACGACTTCCGCCGGCCGAATAAATTTTCCAAAGAACACCTGCGCACCCTGGAAATGCTGCACCAGCATTTTGCCCGGCTTTTGTCCAGTTTCCTTTCCGGCTACCTGCGGGCCGCGGCCAACGTGGAACTGGCTTCGGTGGGGCAGATGATCTATGAAGAATTCATCCGCTCCATTCCCAGCCCTACGGCCCTGGCCGTTTTCAGTTTGAACCCCCTGGAAGGTTCGGCACTGATGGAAATCAACACCCAGGTGGTTTTCCCCATGCTGGACCTGCTTTTCGGCGGGCCGGGTACCTCCACGGATCAGATGCGGGAACTGACCGAGATCGAGGTGACGGTGGTAAAACGGCTGGTAGAACGCATTCTGGAGCACCTGGCCCAGGCCTGGCACGATTTCTATTCCGTGGAGCCGGAAGTCCAGGCCATCGAAACCAACCCCAGAATGCAGCAGCTTTATTCACCAAATGAGGTGGTGGCCCTGATCACCTTTGCCGTGTCCATCAACGAGGAAGAGAGGGGTTTTATCAACCTGTGCCTGCCGTACATATTGATGGAGCCGGTGATATCCCGGCTTTCGGTACGCCAGCAGTTCAGCCGCCAGGTGGGGGGGCCCCGCCCCGAGGATCAGGAGCGGCTGAGCTACTGGCTGGGCTTTTCCCGGGTGGAACTACAGGTGATCCTGGGGGAAACGGAAATCACCGTACATGAATTGCTGCAACTGCAGGAAGGAGACGTGATAGTGCTTAACCGCCATCTAAACCAGGACCTGGATCTTTACGTGGAAGGGGAGCGTAAATTCGGCGTGCAGGCCGGCCGGGTGGGACAAAACCTGGCGGTGCAGGTGGTATCGCTAACCGGGGAGGAAATGAATGGTGCCGGATAA
- a CDS encoding response regulator, with protein sequence MGKRILVVDDAAFMRMMIKNIVTKNGYEVAGEAENGKQAVEKYAELKPDIVTMDITMPEMDGIEAVKAIRAVDPNASIIMVSAMGQQAMVMDAIQAGARDFIVKPFQQDRLLQAIERVLARSRK encoded by the coding sequence TTGGGTAAAAGGATCCTGGTGGTGGACGACGCCGCCTTCATGCGCATGATGATTAAAAACATTGTCACCAAAAACGGCTATGAAGTGGCGGGGGAAGCTGAAAACGGCAAGCAGGCCGTGGAGAAGTACGCCGAATTAAAGCCCGATATTGTCACCATGGACATCACCATGCCCGAGATGGACGGCATTGAGGCGGTGAAGGCCATCCGGGCCGTCGATCCCAACGCCAGCATCATCATGGTCAGCGCCATGGGCCAGCAGGCCATGGTCATGGACGCCATCCAGGCCGGGGCCAGGGATTTCATCGTCAAGCCTTTCCAGCAGGACCGTCTCCTGCAGGCCATTGAGCGGGTACTGGCCCGCTCCCGCAAGTAA
- a CDS encoding flagellar biosynthesis protein FlhF yields MKIKKYIVREMQEAMRLIKEDMGPDAVIIGSYRLPRKSIFDFFRPPQLEVTAALDELPAPPAAAELPPGRPPGAEPPATGEVVTPGTFPPPSATPPAVQRTRREGVMLPGESTFNKGGPGQILPHGVNPGPEKEENNPSSFNIILRQQEEAMMDGDVLEKWRRHLLNMEVMEEVVENLLRGLEVNDTAGDGEDFLLLQLKGRLASLVEDVYSARDHSSKIHAFIGPTGAGKTTTLAKLATRQALFDQKKIALIAVYSHRFGVVEELKFYGQTIGVPVEVVMTPAELASAVEAHQDKEAVFVDTEGISCRNASQLLKLKGFMDALPPSRRIFLVLSATTRNRDLLHMAREFARVGYSDFIFTKLDETQTRGGALNLIHQMRRPLAYVTGGQNVPDDIAGMTPRRLAALLLEGVDNNVGAAFRG; encoded by the coding sequence GTGAAAATTAAAAAATATATCGTCAGGGAAATGCAGGAAGCCATGCGCCTGATCAAAGAGGATATGGGACCCGATGCGGTGATTATCGGCAGCTACCGCCTGCCCAGGAAGAGCATTTTTGATTTTTTCCGCCCGCCGCAGCTGGAAGTAACCGCGGCCCTGGACGAGCTGCCTGCGCCCCCCGCCGCGGCAGAACTGCCTCCGGGAAGGCCGCCCGGGGCTGAGCCTCCTGCCACGGGGGAAGTGGTAACTCCCGGGACGTTTCCCCCGCCTTCGGCTACGCCCCCGGCGGTGCAGCGGACCAGGAGGGAAGGGGTGATGCTCCCGGGAGAAAGTACTTTCAACAAAGGTGGCCCTGGACAAATATTACCTCACGGTGTAAATCCAGGACCGGAAAAGGAGGAAAACAATCCCTCCTCCTTTAATATAATCCTGAGGCAACAGGAGGAAGCCATGATGGACGGGGACGTTCTTGAAAAATGGCGCCGGCACCTGCTGAACATGGAAGTGATGGAAGAAGTAGTGGAAAACCTTTTACGCGGGCTCGAGGTAAACGACACCGCCGGGGACGGCGAGGACTTCCTGCTCCTGCAATTAAAGGGGCGGCTGGCCTCCCTGGTGGAAGATGTCTATTCTGCACGGGACCACAGCAGCAAAATCCATGCCTTTATCGGCCCCACGGGAGCGGGCAAAACCACCACCCTGGCCAAACTGGCCACCAGGCAGGCCCTTTTCGACCAGAAAAAAATAGCGCTAATCGCCGTATACAGCCACCGCTTCGGGGTAGTCGAGGAACTGAAATTTTACGGCCAGACGATCGGCGTACCGGTGGAAGTGGTGATGACCCCGGCTGAACTGGCATCGGCAGTGGAAGCCCATCAAGACAAGGAAGCCGTTTTCGTCGATACCGAGGGCATTTCCTGCCGCAATGCCAGCCAGCTGCTCAAGTTAAAGGGGTTCATGGACGCCCTGCCGCCGTCCCGCCGGATTTTCCTTGTCTTAAGCGCCACCACCCGCAACCGGGATCTTTTACATATGGCCCGGGAATTTGCCCGGGTGGGATACTCGGATTTCATTTTCACCAAGCTGGATGAAACCCAGACCCGGGGAGGGGCGTTAAACCTGATCCACCAGATGCGCCGTCCACTGGCATATGTTACCGGCGGGCAGAATGTCCCCGACGATATTGCCGGCATGACCCCCCGGCGGCTGGCCGCCCTTCTCCTGGAGGGGGTCGATAACAATGTGGGGGCGGCCTTCCGGGGCTAG
- a CDS encoding CheR family methyltransferase, with protein MDFARFKEMMHQHFRLDLNSYKETQLKRRLDAYLVRRQLSGYGALFQNLKNDPGAYQSFLDYLTINVSEFFRDPERFRELESIVLPALLKEKRTLKIWSAACAAGAEPYSVAIILEELTPGRPHHLEATDIDQNVLVKAKEGRYPPEVVRNVSPQRLARFFTRENGSFIINENIRRRVAFRRHDLLNDPFGQGYDLILCRNVTIYFTREAQDRLNEKLARALAPGGVLFIGGSEMIFNYQELGLEKLRTCFYRKRGAKGGGS; from the coding sequence ATGGATTTTGCCCGGTTCAAGGAAATGATGCACCAGCATTTTCGCCTGGACCTGAACAGCTACAAGGAAACCCAGCTCAAAAGGCGCCTGGACGCCTACCTGGTGCGGCGGCAGCTTTCCGGCTACGGCGCATTGTTCCAGAATCTCAAAAACGACCCCGGAGCCTACCAGTCCTTCCTGGATTACCTGACCATCAACGTATCGGAGTTTTTCCGAGATCCGGAAAGGTTCCGGGAGCTGGAAAGTATTGTTTTACCCGCCCTTTTAAAGGAAAAAAGAACGCTGAAAATATGGAGCGCCGCCTGCGCGGCGGGCGCCGAGCCCTACTCGGTGGCCATCATCCTGGAAGAACTTACCCCGGGACGCCCGCACCACCTGGAGGCCACGGACATAGATCAAAACGTCCTGGTCAAAGCAAAAGAAGGCCGGTATCCTCCCGAGGTTGTACGCAACGTAAGCCCGCAGCGGCTGGCCCGGTTTTTCACCCGGGAAAACGGTTCTTTTATCATTAATGAAAATATCCGCCGGCGGGTGGCCTTCCGGCGCCACGACCTGCTGAACGATCCCTTCGGCCAGGGTTACGACCTGATCCTGTGCCGCAACGTAACCATTTATTTCACCCGGGAAGCCCAGGACAGGCTGAACGAGAAACTTGCCCGGGCCCTGGCCCCGGGAGGGGTACTGTTTATTGGAGGAAGCGAGATGATCTTTAATTATCAGGAACTGGGTCTGGAAAAATTGCGTACCTGTTTTTACCGCAAGCGGGGGGCAAAGGGGGGAGGCTCTTGA
- a CDS encoding chemotaxis protein CheC, whose product MSYRHLSPVELDALKEIGNIGLGNAVTSLAQLINRRVNMRVPRSSFLPFEEMIELVGGYEELVGCVSLRVLGDAPGIVLFIFDGESTLHLVDMLMGLPVGTTGELDEMAQSAIKEIGNVLTGSFVSAISMMTGLNMVTTVPLFAFDMLGAVLTSLMVAAGRVEDQVLVIETELFHDEETLIKGHFFLLTEPGAIDRLMAALGFSEG is encoded by the coding sequence TTGAGCTACAGGCATCTTTCACCGGTGGAACTGGACGCCCTTAAAGAAATCGGCAATATCGGGCTGGGCAACGCCGTAACTTCCCTCGCCCAGTTGATTAACCGGCGGGTGAACATGCGCGTGCCACGCAGCAGCTTTCTGCCCTTTGAAGAAATGATTGAGCTGGTGGGGGGCTACGAGGAGCTGGTGGGGTGCGTGAGCCTGCGGGTGCTGGGTGATGCGCCGGGAATAGTGCTGTTTATCTTCGACGGGGAAAGCACCCTCCACCTGGTGGACATGCTCATGGGGCTGCCGGTGGGGACGACCGGGGAACTGGACGAAATGGCCCAGTCGGCAATAAAGGAAATCGGCAACGTACTAACCGGCTCTTTTGTCAGTGCCATCAGCATGATGACCGGCCTGAACATGGTCACCACCGTGCCGTTGTTTGCCTTCGACATGCTGGGGGCGGTGCTGACTTCCCTGATGGTGGCCGCCGGCAGGGTGGAAGACCAGGTGCTGGTTATTGAAACCGAGCTATTCCACGATGAGGAAACATTGATTAAAGGGCATTTTTTCCTGCTCACCGAACCGGGTGCCATCGACCGGCTGATGGCCGCTCTCGGTTTCAGCGAAGGGTAG
- a CDS encoding flagellar hook-basal body protein, whose product MIRGIYTAASGLGVQQARLDVLANNLANASTSGFKADGVIQKPFPELLLVEQQDRGPAATGPRWRYVGVTNQGAAVTRVVTNFSPGPLKATGKSTHLALATANTFLVVQTPQGERYTRDGDLAIDGEGYLVDSQGNRVLGEAGPVQVEKDDFHITAGGEITRPGQGTIDRLRIVQFADLSLLTKTGDNYYTAPAGSAQPAANPEVRQGYLEGANVDPAASMVQLVSAIRSYEANQRLLQAQDQLLDLAVNRVGALR is encoded by the coding sequence ATGATCCGTGGCATTTATACCGCCGCCTCCGGCCTGGGGGTGCAGCAGGCCCGGCTGGACGTGCTGGCCAACAACCTGGCCAACGCCTCCACCAGCGGCTTCAAGGCGGACGGCGTCATTCAAAAACCTTTTCCCGAACTCCTGCTGGTGGAACAGCAGGACCGGGGACCCGCAGCCACCGGGCCCCGCTGGCGCTACGTGGGCGTAACCAACCAGGGCGCAGCGGTCACCCGGGTGGTAACCAATTTTTCCCCCGGCCCCCTCAAAGCCACGGGCAAAAGCACCCACCTGGCCCTGGCCACCGCCAATACATTTCTGGTGGTCCAGACACCACAGGGGGAACGTTACACCCGGGACGGCGACCTGGCGATAGACGGCGAGGGCTATCTGGTGGACTCACAGGGCAACCGGGTGCTGGGAGAAGCCGGCCCGGTGCAGGTGGAGAAGGACGATTTCCACATAACTGCCGGGGGAGAAATCACCCGGCCCGGGCAGGGAACGATAGACCGCCTGCGTATTGTACAATTTGCCGATCTCAGCCTGCTGACCAAAACCGGAGACAACTACTATACGGCTCCGGCTGGTAGCGCCCAACCGGCGGCCAATCCCGAAGTGCGCCAGGGCTATCTCGAAGGAGCCAATGTGGATCCCGCCGCTTCCATGGTGCAGCTTGTCAGCGCCATCCGTTCCTACGAGGCCAACCAGCGCCTGCTCCAGGCCCAGGACCAGCTTCTGGACCTGGCGGTCAACCGGGTGGGAGCGCTGCGGTAA
- the fliY gene encoding flagellar motor switch phosphatase FliY, whose protein sequence is MVPDNNQFLSQEEIDALLKAAAGEPSPEDEPQAGQGAEEVAATAAPALEVEVPAAGPGENPERAPGEPAGASRAAGEAPPESSPLTAGCRPAVDLTPEERDALGEIGNISMGSAATTLSELLNQKVTITSPRVITCTQEEFFAGFKVPYVIIQVEFKEGLKGFNVLIIQLKDAMIMADLMMGGDGTNVAEQISELELSAASEAMNQMIGTASTSLATIFRRTINISPPRTTVLEVSGEGAGYRLPTEDPIVVVSFKMTIGDLVDTEIMQIMSLETAKEEAAILLEQLMAQTAAPAPEPAAGRQEAVPPPEPQPAVAAQAAPPPDDGRRTFASLTEEEQRKLELLLDIPLKVSVVLGRTRRPIKEVLGLTPGAIVELSSLVDEPVEVLVNGTLVARGEVVVVNENFGVRITSIISPEERVEQLGTRH, encoded by the coding sequence ATGGTGCCGGATAATAACCAGTTTTTAAGCCAGGAAGAAATAGACGCCCTGTTAAAGGCTGCTGCCGGGGAACCTTCGCCGGAAGATGAGCCGCAGGCCGGGCAGGGGGCGGAAGAAGTGGCGGCCACGGCTGCGCCTGCCCTGGAAGTGGAGGTCCCGGCAGCCGGCCCCGGGGAAAATCCGGAACGGGCACCCGGGGAACCGGCAGGCGCCAGCCGGGCAGCGGGTGAAGCGCCGCCGGAAAGCAGCCCCCTGACCGCAGGCTGCAGGCCGGCGGTGGACCTGACCCCCGAGGAAAGGGACGCCCTGGGGGAAATCGGCAACATCTCCATGGGTTCCGCAGCCACCACCCTGTCCGAACTGCTGAACCAGAAAGTAACCATTACCAGCCCCCGGGTGATTACCTGCACGCAGGAGGAGTTTTTTGCGGGCTTCAAGGTCCCTTACGTGATCATCCAGGTGGAGTTCAAAGAGGGGCTCAAGGGGTTCAACGTGCTCATCATCCAGTTAAAGGACGCCATGATCATGGCCGATTTGATGATGGGCGGCGACGGCACCAACGTGGCGGAACAGATCTCCGAACTGGAGCTTTCGGCGGCCTCGGAGGCCATGAACCAGATGATCGGCACCGCCTCCACCTCCCTGGCTACCATCTTCCGCCGTACCATCAACATCTCCCCACCCCGGACCACGGTGCTTGAGGTGTCCGGAGAAGGGGCGGGTTACCGGCTGCCCACCGAAGACCCCATTGTCGTGGTTTCTTTTAAAATGACCATCGGCGATCTGGTGGATACGGAAATCATGCAGATCATGAGCCTGGAGACGGCCAAGGAGGAGGCTGCCATCCTTTTAGAGCAGTTAATGGCGCAAACGGCAGCCCCCGCCCCGGAACCGGCGGCCGGAAGGCAGGAGGCCGTTCCGCCCCCCGAACCACAGCCGGCAGTGGCTGCGCAGGCGGCACCACCCCCGGACGACGGGCGGCGCACTTTTGCCTCCCTTACCGAGGAGGAGCAGCGCAAGCTGGAACTGCTGCTGGACATTCCCCTGAAGGTCAGCGTGGTCCTGGGGCGCACCCGGCGGCCAATTAAAGAGGTACTGGGTCTAACTCCGGGAGCCATTGTGGAACTTTCTTCACTGGTGGATGAACCGGTGGAAGTGCTGGTGAACGGCACCCTGGTGGCCCGGGGGGAAGTGGTGGTGGTCAACGAAAACTTCGGGGTGCGCATCACCAGCATCATCAGCCCGGAAGAGCGGGTGGAACAGCTGGGAACGCGGCATTGA
- a CDS encoding chemotaxis protein CheD — MEPAKAASDPVEIQVGIADYKIGRDPARLITLGLGSCVGVSLYDPVLKLGGLLHLMLPDSTQFSNVTKPAKFADLGIPLLIDELRKHGAQPGRLQAKLVGGAQMFSGLDNKMILNIGQRNVEKARALLKDAGIPILAEEVGGNRGRTMIFDTSNGKVSIRMLGSKLKVI, encoded by the coding sequence ATGGAGCCGGCCAAAGCCGCCAGCGACCCTGTGGAAATACAGGTTGGCATAGCGGACTATAAAATCGGCAGGGACCCGGCCCGGCTGATTACCCTGGGCCTGGGTTCCTGCGTGGGGGTTAGCCTTTATGATCCCGTGCTCAAACTGGGCGGGCTTTTACACCTGATGCTCCCCGACAGCACCCAGTTCAGCAACGTCACCAAACCGGCCAAGTTTGCCGACCTGGGCATACCGCTGTTAATCGACGAATTGAGAAAACACGGCGCCCAGCCGGGCCGCCTGCAGGCCAAGCTGGTGGGGGGAGCCCAGATGTTCTCCGGCCTGGACAACAAAATGATCCTGAATATCGGGCAGCGCAATGTGGAAAAGGCCCGGGCGCTGTTGAAGGATGCGGGTATTCCCATCCTGGCGGAAGAGGTGGGAGGCAACCGGGGGCGGACCATGATTTTCGACACCAGCAACGGCAAGGTGAGCATCCGCATGCTGGGGAGCAAGCTGAAGGTGATCTGA
- a CDS encoding flagellar brake protein: MLDQLRINQKIQVAREGERDWYASTIQDIKGGELHIALPRLRGDVLVLTPGDNVKVRFFDENASFIFPARCLGRTIEAIPLYRLAPTGDCQRVQQRQHVRLKTLLEVHYAHPPEKNRRPRYKKAFTVDISGGGMLLAMDEPVLPGRELLVEFNLPLRTGARKMELRGRVVRLQERENSKYHVALEFVDITTAQQDLIMRYIFQCMAEQARLTRM; encoded by the coding sequence TTGTTGGACCAGCTCAGGATCAACCAGAAGATACAGGTGGCAAGGGAGGGGGAAAGGGACTGGTATGCCTCCACCATCCAGGACATCAAAGGCGGTGAACTGCATATCGCCCTGCCCCGCCTGCGGGGGGATGTGCTCGTCCTGACGCCGGGCGATAATGTAAAGGTCCGTTTTTTCGACGAAAACGCCAGCTTCATTTTCCCCGCCCGCTGCCTGGGGCGTACCATAGAAGCCATACCCCTTTACCGCCTGGCTCCCACGGGAGATTGCCAGCGGGTGCAACAGCGCCAGCACGTGCGGTTGAAGACTCTCCTCGAGGTCCACTACGCCCATCCTCCGGAGAAAAACCGCCGCCCCCGGTACAAAAAAGCCTTTACGGTGGACATCAGCGGCGGGGGTATGCTTCTGGCCATGGACGAACCGGTCCTGCCCGGCAGGGAACTGCTGGTGGAGTTCAACCTGCCCCTGCGCACCGGTGCCCGGAAGATGGAACTCCGGGGCCGGGTGGTGCGTCTTCAGGAAAGGGAAAATTCAAAATACCACGTGGCCCTGGAGTTTGTGGATATTACAACCGCCCAGCAGGATCTGATCATGCGCTACATTTTCCAGTGCATGGCCGAACAGGCCCGGCTCACCAGGATGTGA